Below is a genomic region from Immundisolibacter sp..
AATAGATGGCTGACATCACCAACAGCGGTGCCAGATACCAGACAGATGGCCGTCCGGTCACGGCGTCAACCCTTCGCCTTGCAACAGCTCCACCATGAACCGGGCGGGAATGGCGTAGCTGATGCCGCTTGGATCCTTGATCAGGGCTTCTTTTTGGGTTTTGACGAATACCATGTTGACGATGCCATATACCTTGCGGTTGGTCGGGTCGAACAACGGGCTGCCGCTGTTTCCAGGGTAGGCGGTAGCGTCCAGTTGAAAGACCTTGAAGTTACCCCGGCGCAGGGAACTGAGCGCACTGGCGTCCAGTTCCCGGCTGCTGCGGGCCGGGATCACCATCGGCACGATGCCGGCGAGCAATGCGCGGTGGGTGACCGGGTGCAAGCCGAGCACAATGCCGAGGGGGAAGCCGGTAAAGGCCAGTTCCTGACCTTCGACCGCGCTGTTGGTGTTGTCGATCCGAAGTGCGGGCAGCGCAGGGCCGGCCATCCGGAGCAGCGCCAGGTCATGGCTGCTACGTCGCACCGTGCTCACCACGCTGCGGGCCTGCCCGTTTTCGTCGCTGCCGGTAAGGATGACCAGGGATTCTCCCCGGGCTAGCGTCGTCGGCAGCACGTGTTCGTTGGTAAAGACATGCTGTCCGTCCGCCACAACAAAGCCGGTGCCGAGCATGTTGATGGGGGGACGACGGGTTTTCAGGTAGGTTCCGACCGCCACTACGGAGGGTTTGATGGCCGGAATGGCATCGGCATAGGTGCCCGCCGCGGCGGTCGGGAGAGGCGCTGACGCCAGGCACAGGCTCACGGACAAGGCTATGCGATGGCGAATAACTGAGTTACGCATTGAACGGGTATCCGGATGACGCCAGCGTATCGGCAAACTTGGCATCGATTAGGCTTGGCAAAGTTCGGTAACCGCCGCGGTAAGGCGATCCAGATCGTCCGCATTCGATAGCCGATGATCGCCGTTTTTCAATAAGGTCAGCGTGACGTCGTCTGACGTCAGCCTATCGACCAGGATCAAGGCGCGTTCCCAGGGTACGTCGGTATCTCGCATGCCCTGCAGCACCCGTACCGGACAGGTCACGGCGATCGGCGCCTGCAACAGCAAATGTTGTTTGCCGTCCTGTACCAGGTGGTGGGTGATGACATAGGGCTGCTGACTGTATTGCGACGGGCGTTCAATCCGGCCGTCGCGTGTCAGGCTCGCTTGTTCGGGGGCCGTCAGCTCGTGCTCCGACAGGGCCTGTGTGAAATCCGGAGCCGGTGCCAGCAGTACCAGCCCGCGTATCCGTTCCGGTCGCGCCAGGGCCAGCAACAGGGCAATCCAGCCGCCCATGCTCGAGCCCACCAGCACCTGCGGCCCTTCGGTGAGTGTATCCAGCACGGTCAGAGCATCGTCGCGCCACTGGCTGATGCAGCCGTCCTCGAAGCGCCCGCCAGACGCGCCGTGACCGGAGTAATCGAACCGCACAAAGGCACGGTTTTGTTCCATGCAGTGTCCGGCCAGTGCCGTGGCCTTGGTGCCGGTCATGTCCGACATGAAACCGCCGCAGAACATGACGCCGGGCGCCACGCCCGCGATTTGCTCATAGGCCAGGCGATTCAGGCCGTGGTCGAGAAACTTTGTACTAGAGGTCAAAGGAGGCCCCCAAAAAACTTTGCACTTGCAGAATATAGTTCCTGTTGACAGGAAGGGATAAATCCTTATCATCCACCTCGGCGTTCGCAATGAACGTCGTTTCTCCTCCTCTTATACCTCCGATCGGGAGTGCCTCGGCCCTCCCGATTTTTTTGGTCATGCAAAAAACGAGCGTTCAGTAAGGTACATCATCTGAATATTAGAACACCATAGAATTCAGGGGGCTTGAAGCTCGTGGACTTGACGCCGTTAATAAAGCGGCGACCACTCACCATTGCCACTTGAACCAGGCCACTGTCGCCCGCATCTTGAGGCGGCAGTCCGACGTTCGCGGGCGCAATTTTACGGAGTTCCCATGAAACGCATTGTGCTGTTCGTTCTTACCAATCTGGCGGTGATGCTGGTACTGAGCCTGGCGCTGAGCGTCATCATGCCGCTGCTGGGCATTCGCCCGGACCAGGGCGGGATGGTGCCGTTGCTGGTGTTCGCCGCCGTGTTCGGCATGGGCGGCGCGTTTATCTCGCTGGCGATGTCCAAATGGAGCGCCAAACGCATGGTGGGTGCGAAGGTCATCGACCAGCCAAATGGGGAGCTTGAAACCTGGTTGGTCAACACCGTACGTCGGCAGGCCGAGCTGGCCGGTATTGGGATGCCGGAAGTGGCTGTCTATGACGCGCCCGACGTGAACGCCTTTGCCACCGGCATGAGCCGCAACAACGCCCTGGTCGCGGTCAGCACTGGCCTGCTGCGGGCCATGTCGCGCGACGAAGCCGAGGCCGTGCTGGGCCACGAGATCAGCCACGTCGCCAATGGCGACATGGTCACGCTGACCCTGATCCAGGGCGTGTTGAACACCTTCGTGATCGTGCTCTCGCGCCTGGTTGGGCAGTTCATCGACCGGGCCGTGTTTCGCAACGAGAGTGGCCACGGTATCGGCTTCTTTGTTGCCACCATGGTGGCCCAGGTGCTGTTCGGCATCGTCGCCAGCGTGGTCGTGATGTGGTTCAGCCGCCGACGCGAGTTCCAGGCCGACAAGGGCGGGGCTCACCTGGCCGGCCGCGGCAAGATGATTGCCGCCTTGCAGCGCCTGCAGGCAGCCCACCAGCCGGCGGCGTTGCCCGAGCAGCTCGCTGCGTTTGGTATTTCAGGCGGCAAGGGCATTTCGCGGATGTTCATGTCCCACCCGCCGCTGGAAGAGCGCATCGCCGCCCTGCAGCAGGCGGCCTGACTCGGGATTCCACGAGCGCCTGGTTCCCGCGGCCAGGGATGGCCCGTCGCCGTTCAAGCACTGAGATGCGTGAACGGCGTAGCCACGCACGGGTGCAGACCGGGCGGGGCGTGCGCCGAGAACGCCAGGAGGGCGTTATTCAGCGCTGAACTCGGGAGCCAGGCGCTTTTTTGTTTGTCCGTTCGAGGATTGTCCGATGTCCCTGATCCGTCCGTTTCGTGGCCTGCGCCCGGCGCCTGGCCGCGCCGCCGAAATCATCGCCCCGCCATACGACGTGATGAACGCCGCCGAGGCGCGCGCCATGGTCGAAGGCCGGCCGCTGAGTTTCCTGCACGTGTCGCGGCCGGAGGTGGACCTGCCGACGGACACCGATTCCTACGCCGATGCCGTCTACGCCCAGGGTGCCCAGAACCTGCGGCGCATGATTGCGGCCGGTACGCTGCGCCAGGACGATGCAGCCTGCTACTACGCCTATCGCCTGGTGATGGACGGGCGCGAGCAGACCGGCCTGGTGCTGGCGGCCTCGGTGCCGGCCTACGACGAGAACTTGATCCGCCGGCATGAGTTCACGCGCCCGGACAAGGAAAACGACCGCGTGCGCCACATCGACACCAGCAACGCCCAGACCGGGCCGGTATTCCTGGTACATCGCGCCACGGCGGCGCTGGATGGCATGCTGGCACGGGCCAGCGAGGGCGCGCCGGCGGCTGATGTAGTGGCCGACGGCGGCGTGCGCCACACGCTGTGGGTGATCGATGCCGCTGCCGACATCGCCGCCATCAGCGCG
It encodes:
- a CDS encoding serine protease, with protein sequence MRNSVIRHRIALSVSLCLASAPLPTAAAGTYADAIPAIKPSVVAVGTYLKTRRPPINMLGTGFVVADGQHVFTNEHVLPTTLARGESLVILTGSDENGQARSVVSTVRRSSHDLALLRMAGPALPALRIDNTNSAVEGQELAFTGFPLGIVLGLHPVTHRALLAGIVPMVIPARSSRELDASALSSLRRGNFKVFQLDATAYPGNSGSPLFDPTNRKVYGIVNMVFVKTQKEALIKDPSGISYAIPARFMVELLQGEGLTP
- a CDS encoding alpha/beta hydrolase codes for the protein MTSSTKFLDHGLNRLAYEQIAGVAPGVMFCGGFMSDMTGTKATALAGHCMEQNRAFVRFDYSGHGASGGRFEDGCISQWRDDALTVLDTLTEGPQVLVGSSMGGWIALLLALARPERIRGLVLLAPAPDFTQALSEHELTAPEQASLTRDGRIERPSQYSQQPYVITHHLVQDGKQHLLLQAPIAVTCPVRVLQGMRDTDVPWERALILVDRLTSDDVTLTLLKNGDHRLSNADDLDRLTAAVTELCQA
- the htpX gene encoding protease HtpX, with amino-acid sequence MKRIVLFVLTNLAVMLVLSLALSVIMPLLGIRPDQGGMVPLLVFAAVFGMGGAFISLAMSKWSAKRMVGAKVIDQPNGELETWLVNTVRRQAELAGIGMPEVAVYDAPDVNAFATGMSRNNALVAVSTGLLRAMSRDEAEAVLGHEISHVANGDMVTLTLIQGVLNTFVIVLSRLVGQFIDRAVFRNESGHGIGFFVATMVAQVLFGIVASVVVMWFSRRREFQADKGGAHLAGRGKMIAALQRLQAAHQPAALPEQLAAFGISGGKGISRMFMSHPPLEERIAALQQAA